A section of the Sphaerobacter thermophilus DSM 20745 genome encodes:
- a CDS encoding substrate-binding domain-containing protein, with protein MGRRVAVERVESQVRERRIAAGLSQQALAERAGLTRQAVSAIEAGRYLPNTAVALRLARALGCPVEELFRLPDVPPRVRADLVGDVSAGDRRVQVARVGGRLLARPLAGASGPLTPADGLLVEAAPGGRGAMVDLLVDPEVVEHTVVVLGCDPALSLLSAHLSRRYPSLRLLWTHAGSLAALRGLARGEAHAAGTHLRDPETGEYNLPFVRRELAGRRLHVVTLTEWQQGLIVARGNPRGIAGPADLARPDITIVNREPGSGSRAMLDAALRAAGVVPEQVRGYARELPTHLAVAEAVGSGAADAGPGIAAAARVLGLDFLPLQEERYDLVIPTDYLDAPAVQALLEIAVHPGYRAEVEALGGYDSSRAGSIVAELGA; from the coding sequence GTGGGGCGTCGCGTCGCCGTCGAGAGAGTCGAGAGCCAGGTGCGGGAGCGCCGGATCGCCGCCGGGCTCAGCCAGCAGGCGCTGGCGGAGCGGGCAGGGCTGACCCGGCAGGCGGTCAGCGCCATCGAGGCGGGGCGCTACCTGCCCAACACCGCGGTGGCCCTGCGTCTGGCGCGGGCGCTCGGATGTCCGGTTGAGGAGCTGTTTCGCCTGCCGGATGTCCCGCCGCGGGTGCGGGCCGACCTGGTGGGCGACGTCTCGGCAGGCGACCGGCGGGTGCAGGTGGCGCGCGTCGGTGGGCGGCTGCTGGCCCGGCCGCTCGCCGGTGCCAGTGGTCCGCTCACCCCGGCTGACGGGTTGCTGGTGGAGGCAGCGCCGGGCGGCCGCGGTGCGATGGTTGATCTGCTGGTCGACCCTGAGGTGGTCGAACACACCGTGGTCGTGCTCGGCTGCGACCCGGCGCTGTCGCTGCTTTCGGCGCACCTGTCGCGGCGCTACCCCAGCCTGCGGCTGCTCTGGACGCATGCAGGGAGCCTCGCCGCGCTGCGCGGGCTGGCGCGGGGGGAGGCGCACGCGGCCGGAACCCACCTGCGCGATCCGGAGACGGGCGAGTACAACCTCCCCTTTGTGCGGCGCGAGCTGGCAGGCCGGCGCCTGCACGTCGTGACGCTGACCGAGTGGCAGCAGGGGCTGATCGTGGCCCGCGGTAACCCCCGCGGCATCGCCGGTCCTGCCGACCTGGCGCGGCCCGACATCACCATCGTCAACCGCGAACCCGGCTCCGGCAGCCGGGCCATGCTCGACGCCGCGCTCCGCGCCGCCGGGGTGGTGCCGGAGCAGGTGCGGGGGTATGCGCGCGAGCTGCCGACCCATTTGGCCGTGGCCGAGGCGGTCGGCAGCGGTGCGGCCGATGCCGGCCCCGGTATCGCTGCCGCCGCACGGGTGCTCGGGCTCGATTTCCTCCCGCTCCAGGAGGAGCGCTACGACCTGGTGATCCCCACCGACTACCTCGATGCTCCGGCGGTGCAGGCGCTGCTAGAGATCGCGGTTCATCCTGGCTACCGCGCCGAGGTGGAGGCGCTCGGCGGCTACGACAGCTCGCGTGCCGGATCCATCGTGGCGGAGTTGGGCGCGTGA
- the modA gene encoding molybdate ABC transporter substrate-binding protein → MLEQHRITARREGWHPRSMALVAVVAFLAFGLVLAGCGATAGGAEQEAITEPTGGAMVSATPEAAGAPTGEVTVFAAASLTDAFQEIGAQLEADNSGLRIVFNFAGSQALRAQLAEGARADVFASADEVTMEGAREDGSIAGEPLIFAQNQLVVILPADNPAGVQEVRDLARPGLKLVLADETVPAGRYARQVLAAMGQDPAFGSDFTDQALANVVSNETNVRQVVAKVQLGEADAGIVYASDVTPTVRAEVTVLDIPAEVNVVARYPIAIVQNAGNPTGAQAFIDAVLSPAGQDTLARHGFLPASSGGDQ, encoded by the coding sequence ATGCTGGAGCAGCACCGGATCACAGCGCGCCGTGAAGGATGGCATCCCCGCTCGATGGCGCTGGTGGCGGTCGTGGCGTTCCTGGCGTTCGGTCTCGTCCTCGCCGGCTGTGGGGCGACAGCCGGAGGCGCCGAGCAGGAGGCGATCACTGAGCCGACCGGCGGGGCCATGGTGTCGGCCACACCGGAGGCTGCCGGCGCGCCGACCGGCGAGGTCACGGTGTTCGCCGCGGCTTCGCTGACCGACGCGTTCCAGGAGATCGGCGCGCAGTTGGAGGCAGACAACTCGGGGCTGCGGATCGTGTTCAACTTCGCCGGCTCCCAGGCCCTGCGCGCGCAGCTCGCCGAAGGCGCCCGGGCGGACGTCTTCGCCTCGGCCGACGAGGTGACGATGGAGGGCGCGCGGGAGGACGGTTCGATCGCGGGGGAGCCGCTCATCTTTGCCCAGAATCAGTTGGTGGTCATCCTGCCTGCGGACAACCCGGCCGGTGTGCAGGAAGTGCGTGATCTGGCGCGGCCGGGGCTGAAGCTTGTGCTGGCCGACGAGACGGTCCCGGCCGGGCGCTACGCGCGGCAGGTGCTGGCGGCGATGGGGCAGGACCCGGCGTTCGGCAGCGATTTCACGGATCAGGCGCTGGCCAACGTCGTCTCGAACGAGACGAATGTCAGGCAGGTGGTCGCCAAGGTGCAGCTCGGTGAGGCCGACGCCGGGATTGTCTATGCATCCGACGTGACGCCGACCGTGCGCGCGGAGGTGACGGTCCTCGACATTCCGGCGGAGGTCAACGTGGTTGCTCGCTACCCGATCGCGATCGTTCAGAACGCCGGTAACCCGACGGGCGCCCAGGCTTTCATCGACGCGGTCCTCTCACCCGCCGGGCAGGATACCCTCGCACGCCACGGCTTCCTCCCGGCATCGAGCGGCGGTGACCAGTGA